A genomic segment from Pistricoccus aurantiacus encodes:
- a CDS encoding TIGR03756 family integrating conjugative element protein: MNAVLISRATVLAAATIGLIGLVTAYVARAITTPAIVQSAISPECLEYEVIGLCAWLDCSTTGCSVKTSIRVKHFIPELVVSAYENTGENPWTEIALLSPPLGNALGGGSTNEAEPHEHANTRFKNVDAIGHPSELFYRFTDRFGWFCESDAVPFKPYFLSTLDALAWRSGIPEMAYPEALTFGIRELGVPGDLWSPVYPRSGFVSQTHDYKVAAATAQRAADIVTRRGQPHVYQPLAPEDDSDSGRWPPAAVMEGDPETHKWQRLEPEMTMACSIFPDGGENNRLQPPGDYVWSLWRPYRCCKKRGQELLTFTGE, from the coding sequence ATGAATGCGGTACTGATTTCCCGCGCTACTGTCCTGGCCGCCGCGACGATCGGGCTGATCGGCCTGGTGACCGCATACGTGGCGCGTGCCATTACCACGCCGGCCATCGTTCAGTCCGCGATCAGTCCCGAGTGCCTCGAGTATGAAGTGATCGGTCTGTGCGCCTGGCTCGACTGCTCGACCACGGGCTGCTCGGTGAAGACCTCGATTCGCGTGAAGCATTTCATTCCCGAGCTCGTCGTGTCCGCTTACGAGAACACCGGCGAGAATCCCTGGACCGAGATCGCGCTGTTGTCACCGCCATTGGGCAATGCCTTGGGCGGTGGCTCGACCAATGAAGCGGAGCCCCATGAGCATGCCAACACACGATTCAAGAATGTCGATGCGATCGGTCATCCGAGCGAGCTCTTCTATAGATTCACCGATCGCTTCGGCTGGTTCTGCGAGAGCGACGCGGTGCCCTTCAAACCGTACTTCCTTTCCACCCTGGATGCGCTGGCCTGGCGGTCCGGCATTCCCGAGATGGCCTATCCCGAGGCACTGACCTTTGGCATACGCGAACTGGGCGTGCCGGGCGATCTGTGGAGCCCGGTCTATCCGCGCAGTGGCTTCGTCTCCCAGACCCATGACTACAAGGTGGCGGCCGCCACCGCGCAACGCGCCGCCGATATCGTCACGCGTCGCGGTCAGCCGCATGTCTATCAGCCGTTGGCCCCCGAGGACGACAGCGACAGCGGACGTTGGCCGCCCGCGGCGGTCATGGAAGGGGATCCTGAGACCCACAAGTGGCAGCGGCTCGAGCCCGAGATGACGATGGCCTGTTCGATCTTCCCGGACGGCGGCGAGAACAACCGGCTCCAACCGCCGGGGGATTACGTCTGGTCGCTGTGGCGGCCCTATCGCTGCTGCAAGAAACGCGGCCAGGAACTGCTGACCTTCACCGGGGAATAA
- a CDS encoding conjugal transfer protein TraG N-terminal domain-containing protein, producing MNADLNVNDYFETVVLMIGWVVNNALWSSLMQTGLALVPFIALLASEWFRVRQEGEDEGNKGVLLIARLETRLYAMVLCYAFTCVPMMNLSFNPVNAIERTGTGGGQCGVAVIGQGEWGSTTLNSIGGQTAEIPLWWALVHAISKGVTNVAVSSIPCSPDLQAITSEIDAQSITDPGLKRELGEFQRQCYGAARNRLFQQGGTVDALDAEDVDWLGSRFFLETPGYYDSFYAGRPVAGFPFDASRDQARPGTGPGRPGYPSCREWWADGESGLYARLREQVNPGLWASFASVFTSADAEDTVIRRLISQRTGSANGNQDIAVTGYGDLDGGSIEDTLSMAAGGVGGAVGAVMGKAGMDMLKRALPMVQYILIMAVVICLPFVLTISGYSIKVAGTATFGLFALWFLTFWWELARWINSNLIDLLYNSEAAKLSFVAAAQNGYDKLVLIFVEWATFLILPGMWVAVLGWTGMKVGQGVGNALSTGSQGAKGAGDKGSEMASKATTKGK from the coding sequence ATGAACGCCGATCTCAACGTCAACGACTATTTCGAGACGGTCGTGCTGATGATCGGCTGGGTGGTGAACAATGCCTTGTGGTCGTCATTGATGCAGACGGGGCTGGCCTTGGTGCCGTTCATCGCCCTGTTGGCCTCGGAATGGTTCCGGGTGCGTCAGGAGGGCGAGGACGAGGGCAACAAGGGGGTACTGCTGATCGCGCGTCTCGAGACACGCCTCTACGCCATGGTGCTGTGCTACGCCTTCACCTGCGTGCCGATGATGAACCTCTCGTTCAACCCGGTGAACGCCATCGAGCGCACCGGTACTGGCGGTGGACAGTGCGGCGTGGCCGTGATCGGCCAGGGGGAATGGGGCAGCACCACGCTCAATTCGATCGGCGGACAGACCGCCGAGATACCGCTGTGGTGGGCCTTGGTGCATGCGATCTCCAAGGGTGTGACCAATGTCGCGGTGTCGAGCATCCCGTGCAGCCCCGATCTCCAGGCGATCACCTCCGAGATCGATGCGCAGTCGATCACCGATCCCGGACTCAAGCGGGAGCTGGGCGAGTTCCAGCGCCAGTGCTACGGCGCGGCCCGCAATCGCCTGTTCCAGCAGGGGGGTACGGTCGACGCACTCGACGCCGAGGACGTGGACTGGCTGGGTAGCCGGTTCTTCCTGGAGACGCCCGGCTACTACGATTCGTTCTATGCCGGGCGTCCGGTGGCGGGGTTTCCCTTCGACGCCAGCCGCGATCAGGCACGACCCGGCACCGGCCCGGGCCGTCCGGGTTATCCCAGCTGCCGGGAGTGGTGGGCCGATGGCGAAAGCGGACTATACGCCCGCCTGCGCGAACAGGTGAACCCTGGGCTGTGGGCTAGCTTCGCTTCCGTGTTCACCAGCGCCGACGCCGAGGACACTGTGATCCGGCGCCTGATCAGCCAGCGCACGGGATCGGCGAACGGCAATCAGGATATTGCCGTCACCGGTTACGGCGATCTCGACGGGGGGTCCATCGAAGACACGCTTTCCATGGCTGCCGGCGGAGTAGGAGGCGCCGTCGGCGCCGTGATGGGCAAGGCCGGCATGGACATGCTCAAGCGAGCCCTGCCGATGGTGCAGTACATTCTGATCATGGCCGTGGTGATCTGCTTGCCGTTCGTGCTGACGATTTCCGGCTACTCGATCAAGGTGGCTGGCACAGCGACCTTCGGGCTATTCGCTCTGTGGTTCCTGACGTTCTGGTGGGAACTGGCCCGCTGGATCAATTCGAACCTGATCGATCTGCTCTACAACTCGGAAGCGGCCAAGCTGAGCTTCGTCGCGGCGGCGCAGAATGGCTATGACAAGCTGGTGCTTATCTTCGTGGAGTGGGCGACGTTTTTGATCCTGCCGGGAATGTGGGTGGCAGTATTAGGTTGGACAGGCATGAAGGTTGGCCAGGGAGTTGGCAACGCTCTATCCACTGGTTCTCAAGGAGCCAAGGGGGCGGGAGATAAAGGAAGTGAAATGGCCAGTAAAGCGACCACTAAGGGCAAATAA
- a CDS encoding stability determinant, translated as MGNCEEAMMNTPLDPIVSEFETQKQADSYDCWFRIKVQEAMGSDKPRLPHDEAMALVDSLIAECR; from the coding sequence ATGGGTAATTGTGAAGAAGCGATGATGAACACACCTTTAGATCCCATTGTCTCGGAGTTCGAAACACAAAAGCAGGCTGATAGCTATGACTGCTGGTTTCGCATCAAGGTTCAGGAAGCCATGGGGAGCGATAAGCCTCGCCTACCCCATGATGAGGCCATGGCCCTCGTCGATAGTCTGATCGCGGAATGCAGGTAG
- a CDS encoding efflux RND transporter periplasmic adaptor subunit, with amino-acid sequence MLKKLLVAAIGVALVIAAIVYTKFDQFGAMGEAAENMVPPPETVTAMRVDEAQWEQLIPATASVSAVQGVTVSAEIGGRVTRIGFESGALTNAGDVLLQLDTASEAAQLAAAEAAAALARADFRRARALSQKNAVSREAVDRAEASFKEAVAQVDNMRALIAKKTVRAPFSGRLGLRLVNLGQVLREGDAIASLQTLDPIYVDFSVPQQQIHRLKPGLRVRVTGDAAPGETFEGEVLAINPEVDPATRNVRVRARVANPDEALYTGMFVNVAVVLPETQPVLPVVATAVLYAPYGDSVFVVENRENAQSGETERVLRQQFVRLGRVRGDFVDVTDGLTAGETVVTSGVFKLRSGMPIVIDNTLAPKAELEPHPAES; translated from the coding sequence ATGCTAAAGAAACTGCTTGTCGCCGCCATCGGCGTGGCCCTTGTGATCGCCGCCATCGTCTACACCAAGTTCGACCAGTTCGGGGCGATGGGCGAGGCCGCCGAGAACATGGTGCCGCCGCCCGAGACCGTCACCGCCATGAGGGTGGACGAGGCGCAGTGGGAACAATTGATTCCCGCGACGGCCAGCGTATCCGCGGTACAGGGGGTAACGGTCAGCGCGGAGATCGGCGGGCGGGTGACGCGTATCGGCTTCGAGTCCGGTGCGCTGACAAATGCTGGCGACGTGCTGCTGCAGCTGGATACGGCGAGCGAAGCGGCCCAGCTTGCCGCGGCGGAGGCCGCCGCCGCCCTGGCCAGGGCGGACTTTAGGCGGGCACGTGCGTTGAGCCAGAAGAATGCGGTCTCGCGAGAGGCGGTCGATCGCGCCGAGGCCAGCTTCAAGGAGGCCGTCGCCCAGGTGGACAATATGCGTGCGCTGATCGCCAAGAAGACGGTGCGCGCGCCGTTCTCCGGTCGCCTGGGACTGCGTCTGGTCAATCTCGGCCAGGTGCTGCGGGAAGGCGACGCCATCGCGTCACTGCAGACGCTGGACCCGATCTATGTGGATTTTTCGGTCCCGCAGCAGCAGATCCACCGCCTGAAACCGGGACTGAGGGTGCGGGTCACCGGTGATGCCGCGCCGGGAGAGACCTTCGAAGGCGAGGTCCTCGCAATCAACCCCGAGGTCGACCCAGCGACGCGCAACGTGCGCGTGCGGGCGCGGGTCGCCAATCCGGACGAGGCGCTCTATACGGGCATGTTCGTCAATGTCGCGGTGGTGCTACCGGAAACACAACCCGTGCTGCCGGTCGTCGCCACGGCGGTGCTCTACGCGCCCTACGGCGATTCGGTGTTCGTGGTCGAGAACAGGGAAAACGCCCAAAGCGGCGAGACCGAGCGGGTACTGCGCCAGCAGTTCGTCCGCCTGGGGCGAGTGCGGGGGGATTTCGTCGACGTCACCGATGGCCTCACCGCCGGCGAAACCGTGGTGACCAGCGGCGTGTTCAAGCTGCGCAGCGGTATGCCGATCGTCATCGACAATACGCTGGCCCCCAAGGCCGAGCTCGAACCCCATCCGGCCGAGTCCTGA